A stretch of the Flavobacterium sp. 5 genome encodes the following:
- a CDS encoding DUF962 domain-containing protein — translation MKTLDQWFEEYAVSHQNPRNKAIHYICVPAIFFSIVGLLMSIPSDFLNNLFHLNQPIIENWAAIVLIFVLLFYIRLSVAMAIKIAIFSVLCLAFNYYIGLLVPLWAFSIGVFVLAWIGQFYGHNIEGKKPSFLKDIQFLMIGPAWVVQNLFSKK, via the coding sequence ATGAAAACACTAGATCAATGGTTTGAAGAATATGCCGTAAGTCATCAAAACCCAAGAAACAAAGCGATACATTATATTTGTGTTCCTGCCATTTTCTTTTCTATTGTAGGATTGTTGATGAGTATTCCTAGTGATTTTTTAAATAATCTATTTCATTTAAATCAACCTATTATAGAAAACTGGGCTGCTATAGTTTTGATATTTGTATTACTTTTCTACATTCGATTATCAGTTGCTATGGCTATAAAAATTGCTATTTTTTCAGTTTTATGCTTAGCCTTTAACTATTACATTGGGCTGCTTGTACCGCTTTGGGCTTTTTCTATAGGTGTGTTTGTTTTGGCTTGGATTGGCCAATTTTATGGTCATAACATAGAAGGTAAAAAACCATCATTCTTAAAAGATATTCAATTTTTGATGATTGGTCCAGCATGGGTTGTTCAAAATTTATTTTCTAAAAAATAA
- the gcvT gene encoding glycine cleavage system aminomethyltransferase GcvT, with translation MKNTALTHIHEGLGAKMLPFAGYNMPILYEGVNAEHETVRNAVGVFDVSHMGEFILSGPNALALIQKVTSNDASTLTIGRAQYSCLPNNEGGIVDDLIIYKMEEEKYLLVVNASNIEKDWNWISSHNDLGVEMSNLSDEYSLLAIQGPKAVEAMQSLSSIDLGAIAYYHFEVADFAGLSDVIISATGYTGSGGFEIYCKNSDAEAIWNKVFEAGASYGIKPIGLAARDTLRLEMGFCLYGNDINDTTSPLEAGLGWITKFTKEFTNSENLKAQKETGVTKKLVAFEMQERSVPRHDYEIVDASGAVIGIVTSGTMSPSMNIGIGLGYVTTPNSAVDSDIFIRIRKNDVPAKVVKLPFYKK, from the coding sequence ATGAAAAATACTGCTTTAACGCACATACACGAGGGTTTGGGAGCGAAAATGCTACCGTTTGCTGGATACAATATGCCAATTCTTTATGAAGGGGTGAATGCAGAACACGAAACGGTTCGAAATGCAGTAGGTGTTTTTGATGTATCACATATGGGAGAGTTTATTCTTTCGGGACCAAATGCATTGGCTTTGATTCAAAAAGTAACTTCGAATGATGCATCAACACTAACAATTGGAAGGGCCCAATATTCTTGTCTACCGAATAATGAGGGTGGAATTGTAGATGATTTGATTATCTATAAAATGGAAGAAGAGAAATATTTACTTGTAGTAAATGCTTCGAATATTGAGAAAGATTGGAATTGGATTTCATCTCATAATGATTTAGGAGTTGAAATGAGTAACCTTTCGGATGAGTATTCTTTATTGGCAATTCAAGGACCAAAAGCCGTTGAAGCAATGCAATCTTTGTCTTCTATTGACTTAGGTGCAATTGCATATTACCATTTTGAAGTGGCTGATTTTGCTGGTTTATCAGATGTAATTATTTCTGCAACTGGATATACTGGTTCTGGAGGATTTGAAATTTACTGCAAGAATTCGGATGCTGAAGCGATTTGGAACAAAGTTTTTGAAGCTGGTGCTTCTTACGGAATTAAACCAATTGGTTTAGCTGCGAGAGATACTTTGCGTTTAGAAATGGGATTCTGTTTATATGGAAACGACATTAATGACACAACTTCTCCATTAGAAGCTGGTTTAGGATGGATTACTAAATTCACAAAAGAATTTACAAATTCAGAAAACCTTAAAGCGCAAAAAGAAACTGGTGTTACCAAAAAATTAGTTGCTTTTGAAATGCAAGAACGTTCCGTACCTAGACATGATTATGAAATTGTTGATGCTTCAGGAGCCGTAATTGGAATTGTAACATCTGGAACTATGTCACCTTCAATGAATATTGGAATTGGACTAGGCTATGTTACTACTCCAAATAGCGCTGTAGACAGTGATATTTTTATCCGAATTAGAAAAAATGATGTTCCTGCTAAAGTAGTAAAACTTCCATTTTATAAAAAATAA
- a CDS encoding U32 family peptidase, producing the protein MKKKIEILAPAKDLMGGMAAINSGADAVYIGAPLYGARSNATNSIEDVAALVQYAHLFHAQVFVVINTILYDNELESCRQMIWKLYDVGVDALIIQDMAIMEMDLPPIVLHASTQANNRDADKIKFLKDAGMKRVVLARELNLHQIKQISDASDVELEFFVTGALCVSFSGNCYMSVANGERSANRGSCAQNCRLPYNLIDGHGETLIKNSHLLSIKDFDVSDQIPNLVEVGVISFKIEGRLKDIVYVKNNVSYLRQKLDSFLEGSDKYTKASSGKCTFLFDSALDKSFNRGYTDYFVNGREQSIGSWESPKSKGQYIGKLLKTIGGAYQIENGELLNNGDGLCFINENNEAEGIYVNKAENGLAYPNVLKEIKDGTFIYRNNDAAFIKIVEREDSAVRKIGTSLLLTENQNGFELIATDEDGYVSTVQLDHAKEQTKNNLSIEDNIKTQLAKTGFTPYTADEIDILFTQNWFLPISKINEMRRTVYEQLSEIRLANYKREEHQLVKTSHPYPEAKLDFMYNVSNKKARQFYERHGVTEIEQAFELQWDPGKSRVMTTKYCIKYELKKCPIHQKDIMGEKLKEPLVLKQGELEYKLKFNCKPCEMEIWEKDAEFEIEED; encoded by the coding sequence ATGAAGAAGAAAATAGAAATACTTGCTCCTGCAAAAGATTTAATGGGAGGAATGGCAGCCATCAACAGTGGTGCCGATGCTGTATATATTGGTGCACCATTATACGGAGCGCGTTCCAATGCAACCAATTCCATTGAAGACGTAGCTGCTCTGGTTCAATATGCGCATTTATTCCATGCTCAGGTTTTTGTAGTAATCAATACCATTTTGTACGATAACGAACTAGAATCTTGTCGTCAAATGATTTGGAAATTGTATGATGTTGGTGTAGATGCCCTTATTATACAAGACATGGCAATTATGGAAATGGACTTACCTCCTATCGTTTTGCACGCTAGTACACAAGCGAACAACAGAGATGCTGATAAAATTAAATTCTTGAAAGATGCTGGAATGAAACGTGTGGTTTTGGCACGTGAATTAAACCTTCACCAAATCAAACAAATTAGTGACGCTTCGGATGTAGAACTAGAATTCTTTGTAACTGGTGCTTTGTGTGTTTCTTTCAGTGGAAACTGTTATATGAGTGTTGCCAATGGAGAACGTTCTGCAAATAGAGGTTCTTGCGCACAAAACTGTCGTTTACCTTATAACTTAATCGATGGTCATGGCGAAACTTTAATCAAAAACAGTCATTTGCTTTCTATCAAAGATTTTGATGTTTCGGATCAAATTCCAAATTTAGTAGAAGTTGGAGTTATTTCGTTTAAGATTGAAGGTCGTTTGAAAGATATCGTTTATGTAAAAAATAACGTTTCTTATTTAAGACAAAAACTAGATTCTTTTCTTGAAGGAAGCGATAAATACACCAAAGCCTCTTCTGGGAAATGTACTTTTCTTTTTGATTCTGCTTTAGATAAAAGTTTCAACCGAGGTTACACCGATTATTTCGTTAATGGAAGAGAGCAGTCAATCGGTTCTTGGGAAAGTCCAAAATCAAAAGGGCAATACATTGGTAAATTACTTAAAACTATTGGAGGCGCTTACCAAATTGAAAATGGAGAATTACTAAATAATGGTGATGGACTTTGTTTCATCAACGAAAACAATGAAGCCGAAGGGATTTACGTAAACAAAGCCGAAAATGGTTTAGCTTATCCAAATGTGCTGAAAGAAATTAAAGATGGTACATTTATTTACAGAAATAATGATGCCGCTTTCATCAAAATTGTAGAAAGAGAAGACAGTGCTGTTCGTAAAATAGGAACTTCTTTATTGTTAACTGAAAATCAAAATGGTTTTGAATTAATAGCAACTGATGAAGATGGTTATGTAAGTACTGTTCAATTAGATCATGCAAAAGAACAAACCAAAAACAATCTTTCAATAGAAGATAACATCAAAACACAATTGGCAAAAACAGGTTTTACACCTTATACTGCTGATGAAATTGACATTCTATTCACTCAAAATTGGTTCTTACCTATTTCAAAAATCAATGAAATGAGAAGAACTGTTTACGAACAATTATCTGAAATTCGTTTAGCAAATTACAAACGTGAAGAACATCAATTGGTAAAAACATCACATCCTTATCCAGAAGCAAAATTGGATTTCATGTACAATGTTTCCAACAAAAAAGCACGTCAATTCTACGAACGTCACGGCGTTACTGAAATTGAACAAGCTTTCGAATTGCAATGGGATCCTGGGAAATCACGTGTGATGACTACTAAATATTGCATTAAATACGAATTGAAAAAATGCCCAATACATCAAAAAGATATTATGGGAGAAAAACTCAAAGAACCATTAGTTCTAAAACAAGGAGAATTGGAATACAAACTAAAATTCAATTGCAAACCTTGCGAAATGGAAATTTGGGAAAAAGACGCCGAATTCGAAATTGAAGAAGATTAG
- a CDS encoding DUF3037 domain-containing protein, with protein MQERNLYEYAVIRVVPRVEREEFLNVGIILFCKKAKFIKMLYSVNETKLLMFSEEFDLEQLELNLESFQKIAEGGKSAGPIGEFDIPSRFRWLTAIRSSAIQTSRPHCGFCDDLDKTIQRLFEELVL; from the coding sequence ATGCAAGAGAGAAACTTATATGAGTATGCCGTTATTCGCGTGGTACCAAGGGTAGAACGAGAAGAATTCCTGAATGTGGGCATTATTCTTTTTTGCAAAAAAGCAAAATTTATAAAAATGCTCTACTCAGTTAATGAAACAAAATTGTTGATGTTCTCCGAAGAGTTTGATTTGGAACAGCTAGAACTAAATTTAGAATCTTTTCAAAAAATTGCAGAAGGAGGTAAGTCTGCTGGACCTATTGGAGAATTTGATATTCCGTCACGTTTTCGTTGGTTAACTGCTATTCGAAGTTCGGCCATACAAACTTCCAGACCTCATTGTGGTTTTTGTGATGATTTAGATAAAACTATTCAGCGTTTATTCGAGGAGTTGGTTTTATAA
- a CDS encoding DUF1569 domain-containing protein — protein sequence MEELKSLIIELENKIQNMEALNPMISKSSVGWHIEHALLVMNLTITSIKKSNPKNYKRTFNFNRILVFVMNKIPRGKIRAPKIVQPKEDFTLDSLKEHIKKSKHNLEELSTLNPNSYFEHPFMGHLKLKATIRFIKLHTQHHFNIIEDIIESKS from the coding sequence ATGGAAGAACTAAAATCGCTAATAATTGAATTAGAAAACAAAATTCAAAATATGGAGGCACTTAATCCAATGATTTCAAAATCATCTGTAGGCTGGCATATTGAACACGCACTATTAGTAATGAACTTAACTATTACATCAATAAAAAAATCAAATCCAAAAAATTACAAAAGAACTTTCAATTTCAACCGAATTCTAGTATTTGTAATGAATAAAATTCCAAGAGGAAAAATTAGAGCTCCAAAAATCGTTCAGCCTAAAGAAGACTTCACTCTGGATTCATTAAAAGAACATATTAAAAAGAGCAAACATAACTTAGAAGAATTAAGCACTTTGAATCCCAATTCTTATTTTGAACATCCTTTTATGGGGCATTTAAAACTAAAAGCCACAATTCGTTTTATAAAATTACATACTCAACACCATTTTAATATTATAGAAGATATTATCGAAAGTAAAAGTTAA
- a CDS encoding DJ-1/PfpI family protein, with protein MKKVLFLTGDFTEDYETMVPFQMLEMIGYTVHTVCPNKKKGDTIKTAIHDFEGDQTYSEKPGHNFALNYSFDDVKVNDYDGLVIAGGRAPEYLRLHEKIIEITQHFFATNKPVAAICHGIQILTAANVVKGRKLTAYPAVGPEVTLAGGEFQSIPVDGAFVDGNLVTSPAWPAHPSFIREFLKIMGTKIEI; from the coding sequence ATGAAAAAAGTATTATTCCTAACAGGTGATTTCACCGAAGATTATGAAACTATGGTTCCATTCCAAATGCTGGAAATGATTGGTTATACCGTTCATACCGTTTGTCCAAACAAGAAAAAAGGAGACACAATAAAAACTGCAATTCATGATTTTGAAGGAGATCAAACCTATTCCGAAAAACCAGGACATAACTTTGCATTAAATTATAGTTTTGATGACGTAAAAGTGAATGATTATGATGGATTAGTAATAGCAGGAGGAAGAGCACCTGAATACTTACGATTACACGAAAAGATAATCGAAATCACTCAACATTTTTTTGCAACCAATAAACCAGTAGCCGCAATTTGTCACGGTATTCAGATTTTAACTGCTGCTAATGTGGTAAAAGGCAGAAAACTTACTGCTTATCCTGCTGTCGGTCCAGAAGTAACGTTGGCTGGAGGTGAATTCCAATCTATTCCTGTAGATGGTGCTTTTGTAGATGGAAACTTGGTAACCTCGCCTGCATGGCCAGCTCACCCAAGTTTCATTAGAGAATTTCTAAAAATCATGGGAACTAAAATTGAAATTTAA
- a CDS encoding DUF6252 family protein: MKNLKISFLLTMSLSLFLLISCTSDNEPINEAIDPITDPTTTIELPIVITKTSFTDPLTANPKLGGTITSDGGSPITASGIVWNTTANPTIANSKTNDNTNVGSFVSTMTGLSPKTTYYVRAYATNSKGTSYGSQKTITTADTNTDNTPALMTANIDNVQYDIMRPYLYAVIGDDVKVENNGAEPGAPRYLWIQGDTTDNLDTLIEINLHIPNKQWAPGTYNLYERQDLSTVAESQGDLLLNTDDSATITSGTITVTEFNLTTKRIKGTFSFTYSKFGKDGEFKVTNGTFNYALDSPYFD, from the coding sequence ATGAAAAATCTTAAAATTTCCTTTTTATTGACAATGTCTTTGTCATTGTTTTTACTAATTTCTTGCACTAGCGACAATGAACCAATTAATGAAGCAATTGATCCTATAACCGATCCTACAACAACCATTGAACTACCAATTGTAATTACTAAAACTTCATTTACAGATCCACTTACAGCAAACCCAAAATTAGGTGGTACAATAACATCTGATGGTGGATCTCCTATCACAGCAAGTGGTATCGTTTGGAATACAACGGCCAACCCAACAATTGCAAATTCCAAAACTAATGATAACACTAACGTTGGATCCTTCGTTTCTACAATGACGGGGTTAAGTCCAAAAACCACTTATTATGTAAGAGCATATGCTACAAACAGCAAAGGAACGTCCTACGGAAGCCAAAAAACAATAACAACAGCAGATACAAATACAGATAATACACCCGCATTAATGACTGCAAACATCGATAATGTACAATATGATATTATGAGACCTTATTTATATGCTGTAATTGGAGATGATGTTAAAGTTGAAAATAATGGCGCTGAACCAGGTGCTCCAAGATATTTATGGATACAAGGAGATACAACTGACAATCTTGACACTTTAATAGAAATAAACTTGCATATTCCTAATAAACAATGGGCTCCTGGGACTTATAATTTATATGAAAGACAAGATCTATCAACTGTTGCTGAATCACAGGGAGATTTACTTTTAAATACTGATGACAGTGCTACAATTACTTCGGGTACAATAACCGTTACGGAATTTAATCTAACTACTAAAAGAATCAAAGGTACTTTTTCATTCACATATTCTAAATTTGGAAAAGATGGTGAATTTAAAGTTACCAATGGAACATTTAACTACGCACTGGATAGTCCCTATTTCGATTAA
- a CDS encoding NAD(P)H-hydrate dehydratase, whose protein sequence is MDSPVTIDRSEILKRYKPIVSNTHKGLQGHALIIGGSYGKIGAICLSSKAALKTGCGLVTAFVPQCGYEIVQIANPEVMVMTDDHEKYLSDIHFDLEPNAIGIGTGIGQKMPTQKAFHDFLSNTSIPLVIDADALNILAQNPSWIALVSPRTILTPHPKELERLIGKWNSKEDKFQKAIVFSLLNQVIIVMKGAPTYIIDGETIYLNTTGNAALATAGSGDVLTGMITSLLAQSYKPCDAAILGVYLHGLTADIALPETGHQSFIASDSIAHIGKAYLSLEK, encoded by the coding sequence ATGGATAGTCCTGTAACTATTGATAGAAGTGAAATTTTAAAACGATATAAGCCTATTGTCAGTAATACCCACAAAGGACTGCAGGGACACGCATTGATTATTGGCGGCAGTTATGGAAAGATAGGTGCGATATGCCTGTCGAGTAAAGCTGCTCTCAAAACGGGTTGCGGACTAGTTACTGCTTTTGTTCCACAATGTGGTTATGAAATTGTTCAAATCGCCAATCCTGAAGTAATGGTAATGACAGATGATCATGAAAAGTACCTTTCGGATATTCATTTTGATTTGGAGCCTAATGCTATAGGAATTGGTACTGGAATTGGACAAAAAATGCCAACTCAAAAAGCATTTCACGATTTTTTGTCGAATACAAGTATTCCACTGGTTATTGATGCTGATGCGTTGAATATTTTGGCACAAAATCCTTCATGGATTGCATTGGTTTCTCCGAGAACTATTTTAACTCCGCATCCTAAAGAACTGGAAAGATTGATTGGAAAATGGAATTCAAAAGAAGATAAGTTTCAAAAGGCTATTGTTTTTTCGTTACTAAATCAAGTAATTATTGTCATGAAAGGTGCACCAACTTATATCATTGACGGTGAAACCATTTATCTAAATACTACAGGAAATGCTGCTCTGGCTACAGCAGGAAGTGGTGATGTTTTGACGGGAATGATTACCAGTCTTTTGGCACAATCTTATAAACCTTGCGATGCTGCGATATTAGGTGTTTATTTACACGGTTTAACTGCTGATATTGCTTTACCCGAAACTGGACATCAGTCTTTTATTGCTTCCGATAGTATTGCTCATATTGGTAAGGCATATTTAAGTTTGGAAAAATAA
- a CDS encoding beta-galactosidase: protein MHYKFTILYQRYFLAILFLFSTFTFAQKLEKFFPVKDLTSVGVYYYPEHWDPSQWERDFQNMEKMGFEFTHFGEFAWAQLEPEEGKYDFKWLDKSLELAEKYHLKVIMCTSTATPPVWLVRKHPEVLATNEDGTKMDHGTRQHATFSSNYYRNYSMKMIAELAKRYGNDKRIMGWQLDNEPMRFLDYGKDAPLRFRDWLKEKYKTITALNEAWGNNFWSGTYSSFDEINIPLHAIWGMNLHSQLDHYRFADNETASFLDDQAKEIRKFSSPNQWITSNYVPRYDESYIGMSKELDFVSYTRYMVYGSDLGIGPKGYRVGEYSRISMSNDFFRPLKGAYGVMELQPGQVNWGSINPQPLPGAMRLWLWHVFAGGSKFTCTYRFRAPLYGYEQFHYGIVGTDGVTPTTGGLEFSQFIKDINTLRKKFDAKAQLPKAYLQRKTGILFNADNVMGIELNKQTTQWNTIGHFTKYYKAVKSFGAPVDFVRDTTDFSNYPVLIVPAYQMIDKQMIDKLTAYAQNGGNLVLSCRTGIQNREGHLWEAKFYQPMWELIGSEIESYDLLMPQSPDKIKFDNQEFEWTSWGDLLKPNKGTEIWGTYQGDFYAGTPAVISYKLGKGTVTYIGVDSKKGDLEKQVLTKLYKQQNIPIENYPEGIMVEYRDGFGIGVNYSDKVYEMKIPANSEIIIGTASMKTADVLVWKYKN from the coding sequence ATGCATTATAAATTCACTATATTATATCAACGTTACTTTCTGGCTATACTCTTCCTTTTTAGTACGTTTACATTTGCTCAAAAATTAGAAAAATTTTTCCCTGTTAAAGATTTAACTTCTGTAGGGGTTTACTATTATCCAGAACATTGGGATCCTTCTCAATGGGAACGTGACTTTCAAAATATGGAAAAAATGGGTTTTGAGTTTACCCATTTTGGTGAATTTGCTTGGGCTCAACTAGAACCCGAAGAAGGTAAATACGATTTTAAATGGCTTGATAAATCATTGGAACTGGCAGAAAAATATCATTTAAAAGTTATTATGTGTACTTCTACCGCTACGCCTCCTGTCTGGCTTGTTCGTAAACACCCAGAAGTTCTTGCTACCAACGAAGATGGAACCAAAATGGATCATGGTACACGTCAGCATGCTACTTTTTCAAGCAACTATTACCGCAATTATTCGATGAAAATGATTGCAGAATTAGCAAAAAGATATGGCAACGACAAACGCATTATGGGTTGGCAACTTGACAATGAACCTATGCGCTTTCTAGATTATGGAAAAGACGCTCCATTGCGATTCCGTGATTGGTTAAAAGAAAAATACAAAACTATTACTGCACTAAATGAAGCATGGGGAAACAATTTCTGGAGCGGAACCTATAGCAGTTTTGACGAAATCAATATCCCATTACACGCAATATGGGGAATGAATCTTCACTCACAACTTGATCATTACCGATTCGCCGATAATGAAACTGCCTCCTTTTTGGACGATCAGGCCAAAGAAATTCGAAAATTTTCAAGTCCAAATCAATGGATTACTTCCAATTATGTTCCAAGATATGATGAGAGTTATATAGGAATGAGTAAAGAACTGGATTTTGTTAGTTACACCCGCTATATGGTATATGGTAGTGACCTTGGCATTGGTCCAAAAGGATATCGCGTTGGTGAATATTCACGTATTTCAATGTCTAATGATTTTTTCCGTCCATTAAAAGGTGCTTATGGCGTAATGGAATTGCAGCCCGGACAAGTAAACTGGGGTAGCATTAATCCTCAGCCATTGCCTGGAGCAATGCGTTTGTGGTTATGGCATGTTTTTGCTGGTGGAAGTAAATTTACCTGTACCTATCGTTTTCGTGCACCTTTGTATGGTTACGAGCAATTTCATTACGGCATTGTAGGAACTGATGGTGTTACTCCAACTACTGGTGGATTGGAATTTAGCCAGTTCATCAAAGATATTAATACACTACGTAAAAAATTCGATGCAAAAGCACAATTGCCAAAAGCCTATTTACAACGTAAAACTGGAATTTTATTCAATGCTGACAATGTGATGGGAATTGAATTAAACAAACAAACTACTCAATGGAATACGATTGGGCACTTTACAAAATATTACAAAGCCGTAAAATCGTTTGGTGCTCCTGTAGATTTTGTTCGTGATACTACTGATTTTTCAAATTATCCTGTCCTAATTGTACCTGCTTATCAAATGATTGATAAACAAATGATTGATAAATTGACTGCTTATGCTCAAAATGGAGGAAATTTGGTATTGAGTTGCCGTACAGGAATTCAAAATCGTGAAGGACATCTTTGGGAAGCTAAATTTTATCAACCCATGTGGGAATTGATTGGTTCTGAGATTGAATCTTATGATTTATTGATGCCACAATCTCCTGATAAAATTAAATTCGACAATCAGGAATTTGAATGGACAAGTTGGGGTGATTTATTGAAACCAAACAAAGGGACAGAAATCTGGGGAACTTATCAAGGTGATTTCTATGCTGGAACTCCTGCTGTTATTTCTTATAAATTAGGAAAAGGAACAGTAACCTATATTGGTGTTGACTCAAAAAAAGGAGATTTGGAAAAACAAGTATTAACTAAATTGTATAAGCAACAAAACATTCCAATCGAAAATTATCCAGAAGGTATAATGGTAGAATATCGAGATGGTTTTGGAATTGGAGTAAATTATTCTGACAAAGTGTATGAAATGAAAATCCCTGCAAATTCTGAAATTATCATTGGAACTGCATCCATGAAAACTGCAGATGTATTGGTTTGGAAATATAAAAATTAG
- a CDS encoding HipA family kinase has translation MRKPLELRTVNVTRYISPLREGGSLPALAEADDDFKYVLKFRGAGHGVKALIAELIGGEIARVLKLKMPELVFANLDEAFGRTEGDEEIQDLLQGSQGLNLALHFLSGAITFDPVVTQLSPELSSQIVWLDAFITNVDRTFRNTNMLIWHKELWLIDHGASLYFHHSWNTWEKHAKSPFALIKDHVLLPQASLLKETDIAFKALLTEDILREIANYIPEDWLHWVDSEQTPDEIRDVYFQFLWTRLNHSEIFINEAQNAREKLI, from the coding sequence ATGAGAAAACCACTAGAATTGCGAACTGTAAATGTTACACGCTATATTTCGCCACTACGGGAAGGCGGTTCGCTACCTGCTTTGGCTGAAGCCGATGATGATTTTAAATATGTTTTAAAATTCAGAGGAGCTGGACATGGAGTAAAAGCTTTAATTGCCGAATTGATAGGAGGTGAAATTGCCAGAGTTTTGAAGTTAAAAATGCCTGAATTGGTATTTGCTAATCTTGATGAAGCTTTTGGCAGAACTGAAGGTGATGAGGAGATTCAGGATTTATTACAAGGTAGTCAGGGACTAAATTTAGCATTGCATTTTTTGTCGGGAGCCATCACTTTTGATCCAGTCGTGACACAATTATCACCTGAATTATCTTCACAGATTGTTTGGTTAGATGCTTTTATTACCAATGTTGACCGTACTTTTAGAAATACCAATATGCTTATTTGGCACAAAGAATTATGGTTAATAGATCATGGAGCATCTCTTTATTTTCATCATTCTTGGAATACTTGGGAAAAACATGCCAAAAGTCCTTTTGCACTGATAAAAGATCATGTTTTATTACCCCAAGCTAGTTTATTAAAAGAGACAGATATTGCATTTAAAGCCTTACTTACAGAAGATATATTAAGAGAAATAGCTAATTATATTCCAGAAGATTGGCTCCATTGGGTAGATAGTGAGCAAACTCCCGATGAAATCAGAGACGTTTACTTCCAGTTTTTATGGACACGATTGAATCATTCAGAAATTTTTATAAATGAAGCCCAAAATGCAAGAGAGAAACTTATATGA
- a CDS encoding GNAT family N-acetyltransferase, translated as MITTATLEDVIALEKLINSAYRGETSKLGWTTEANLLQGERITIDELSEIINNKENTILKFTDNNQIIGCVLLVNKGNKLYLGMLTVSPELQNSGIGKKLLQQAEEYALKLSLPKIVMTVISIREELIAWYNRHGFIDTGDREPFPLNGTDAILTQEPLEFIFLEKKVY; from the coding sequence ATGATTACAACAGCAACTCTAGAAGATGTTATTGCCTTAGAAAAATTAATTAATTCTGCCTATCGTGGAGAGACCTCTAAACTAGGATGGACCACAGAAGCCAATTTATTACAAGGTGAAAGAATTACTATAGATGAACTATCTGAAATAATTAATAATAAAGAAAATACTATTCTAAAATTTACAGATAACAATCAAATTATTGGTTGTGTATTACTTGTAAATAAAGGTAACAAACTCTATCTCGGAATGCTCACCGTTTCACCCGAATTACAAAATAGTGGCATTGGAAAAAAATTATTGCAACAAGCAGAAGAGTATGCTTTAAAATTAAGCTTACCTAAAATTGTAATGACAGTTATTTCGATTAGAGAAGAATTAATAGCTTGGTATAATCGTCATGGTTTTATAGATACAGGAGATCGAGAGCCATTTCCTCTTAATGGCACCGATGCTATTTTAACTCAAGAACCATTAGAATTTATTTTTCTTGAAAAAAAAGTATACTAA